The Thunnus thynnus chromosome 2, fThuThy2.1, whole genome shotgun sequence genome includes a region encoding these proteins:
- the lrrc8ab gene encoding volume-regulated anion channel subunit LRRC8A: protein MIPITELRYFVDTQPAYRILKPWWDVFTDYISIVMLMISVFGGTLQVTQDKMICLPCKWVVNQTCKKNFNSTLSTSLFLEPKGIQYDLDRHQYNYVDAVCYENRLHWFAKYFPYLVLLHTLIFLACSNFWFKFPRTSSKLEHFVSILLKCFDSPWTTRALSETVVEESDPKPMKMNGSMDHKESVISEDVEASVPMLQRTKTRFEQGIVDRTETGVLDKKEGEQAKALFEKVKKFRIHVEEGDIVYRLYIRQTIIKVIKFILIICYTGYYVHDIKFSVDCSVDIESLTGYSVYRCAHPLATLFKILACFYISLVVVYGLICMYTLCWMLRRSLKKYSFESIREESSYSDIPDVKNDFAFMLHMIDQYDPLYSKRFAVFLSEVSENKLRQLNLNNEWTLDKLRQRITKNSQEKLELHLFMLSGIPDTVFDLMELEVLKLELIPDVTIPPIIAQLVNLREMWLYHTPAKIEAPALAFLRENLKSLHIKFTDIKEIPLWIYSLKNLSELHLTGNLSAENNRYIVIDGLRELKRLKVLRLKSNLTKLPQVVTDVGMHLQKLSINNEGTKLMVLNSLKKMVNLTELELIRCDLERIPHSIFSLHNLQEIDLKDNNLKTIEEIISFQHLHRLVCLKLWYNQIAYIPIQIGTLTNLEKLYLNRNKIEKIPSQLFYCRKLRFLDLSHNNLTYIPTDIGFLQNLQYLAVTANRIESLPNELFQCKKLRTLNLGNNCLQSLPSRFGELTGLTQLELRGNRLECLPVELGECRQLKRTGLVVEEDLFNTLPTEVKEQLWKVDKEQT from the exons ATGATCCCCATCACTGAACTGCGGTACTTTGTGGACACACAGCCAGCATACCGCATCCTGAAACCATGGTGGGATGTGTTCACCGACTACATCTCCATTGTTATGCTTATGATTTCTGTGTTTGGGGGGACACTGCAGGTCACCCAGGACAAGATGATCTGTCTGCCCTGCAAATGGGTGGTCAATCAGACCTGCAAGAAGAACTTCAATTCCACCCTCTCCACATCGCTCTTCTTGGAGCCCAAAGGGATCCAGTATGATCTGGACCGCCACCAGTACAACTATGTGGATGCTGTGTGCTATGAGAACAGATTGCACTGGTTTGCCAAGTATTTCCCCTACCTAGTATTACTCCACACCCTTATTTTCCTAGCCTGCAGCAACTTTTGGTTCAAGTTCCCTCGGACTAGCTCTAAACTAGAGCACTTTGTATCCATCTTGCTCAAATGCTTTGATTCGCCATGGACCACTAGGGCGCTGTCAGAGACAGTGGTTGAAGAGAGTGATCCAAAACCAATGAAAATGAATGGCTCAATGGACCACAaggagtctgttatcagtgAGGATGTTGAAGCAAGTGTTCCTATGCTCCAAAGGACAAAGACGCGCTTTGAGCAGGGCATTGTAGACAGAACTGAAACAGGGGTTTTGGACAAGAAAGAGGGTGAACAGGCAAAAGCCCTGTTTGAAAAAGTGAAGAAGTTCCGTATTCATGTGGAAGAGGGAGACATTGTGTACAGACTGTACATCCGTCAGACTATCATCAAAGTCATCaaatttattttgataatctgcTACACAGGGTATTACGTGCATGATATTAAATTCAGTGTTGACTGTTCAGTGGATATAGAGAGTCTGACAGGTTACAGTGTGTACCGTTGTGCTCACCCGTTGGctacactttttaaaatcttggcCTGTTTTTACATTAGCTTAGTAGTGGTGTATGGTTTGATCTGCATGTATACCCTTTGCTGGATGCTTCGGCGCTCTCTAAAGAAGTATTCCTTTGAGTCGATACGGGAAGAGAGCAGCTACAGTGACATACCAGATGTTAAGAATGATTTCGCATTCATGTTGCACATGATAGATCAATATGACCCTCTGTACTCTAAGCGCTTTGCTGTGTTCCTCTCTGAAGTAAGCGAAAATAAGCTGAGGCAGCTCAACCTAAACAATGAGTGGACACTGGACAAGCTCAGGCAGAGGATAACCAAGAACTCTCAGGAGAAGTTGGAGTTGCACCTTTTTATGCTCAGTGGCATTCCAGACACAGTATTTGACTTGATGGAGCTGGAGGTTCTTAAACTGGAGCTCATCCCAGATGTCACCATCCCCCCGATCATTGCTCAGCTGGTCAACCTGCGAGAGATGTGGCTCTACCACACTCCAGCCAAAATTGAAGCTCCAGCATTGGCTTTTTTGCGAGAGAATTTGAAGTCTCTGCACATCAAGTTCACTGACATCAAAGAGATTCCCCTATGGATCTACAGTTTGAAGAATCTTAGTGAGCTTCATCTCACAGGGAATCTCAGTGCTGAGAACAACCGCTACATTGTCATCGATGGGCTCCGGGAGCTCAAGAGGCTCAAAGTTCTTCGTCTAAAGAGCAATCTCACCAAGCTACCTCAGGTGGTGACTGATGTGGGCATGCACCTCCAGAAGCTTTCCATCAATAATGAAGGCACCAAGCTGATGGTGCTCAACAGTCTGAAGAAGATGGTGAACCTGACCGAACTGGAGCTCATTCGCTGCGATCTGGAACGCATACCGCACTCGATCTTCAGCTTGCACAATTTGCAGGAAATTGATCTGAAGGACAACAACCTGAAGACCATTGAGGAGATCATCAGCTTCCAGCACCTTCACCGGCTGGTCTGCCTTAAGCTCTGGTACAACCAGATTGCCTACATTCCCATCCAGATCGGCACACTGACCAACCTGGAGAAACTGTACCTAAACAGAAACAAGATTGAGAAGATTCCCAGCCAGTTGTTTTATTGCCGCAAGCTTCGCTTTTTGGACCTTAGCCATAATAACCTAACCTATATCCCAACAGACATTGGATTTCTCCAGAATCTTCAATACCTGGCAGTGACTGCCAATAGA ATTGAGAGCCTGCCTAATGAGCTGTTCCAGTGCAAGAAACTCCGCACTTTGAACTTGGGAAACAATTGCCTGCAGTCTCTGCCATCACGGTTTGGAGAGCTCACCGGGTTGACACAGCTAGAGCTGAGAGGCAACCGTCTGGAGTGTTTGCCAGTAGAGCTGGGCGAGTGCCGACAGCTAAAGAGAACCGGCCTCGTGGTGGAGGAGGACCTCTTCAACACCTTACCCACAGAGGTTAAGGAACAGTTGTGGAAAGTTGACAAAGAGCAGACTTAA